Below is a genomic region from Flammeovirgaceae bacterium SG7u.111.
GACCATGCTTCCATTGCTACCGAAGCCAAGGTGGTAAAGATGCTTCAAGATGAAAAAGGTATTTCCAAAAAAGACATCACTAGAGAGGAGTTCTTGGAATATGCGTGGGAATGGAAAGAAAAGTACGGGGGGATCATCCTTGAGCAGTTGAAGAAACTTGGTGCTTCTTGCGACTGGGATCGTACTAGGTTTACTATGGATGAAGCCTATTATGAAGAGGTGATCAAGACGTTTGTTGACCTGTACAACAAAGGCAATATCTACCGTGGAGTAAGGATGGTTAACTGGGACCCGCAAGGCAAAACAGCGCTTTCCGACGAGGAGGTAATCCACAAAGAAGTCAATTCGAAGCTTTATTATGTAAAATATAAAATAGCTGGTACAGCTGACGAATGGGTGACCATTGCGACCACCAGGCCTGAAACAATTTTGGGTGATACCGCTATCTGTGTAAACCCTACCGATGAGCGTTTCAAACACCTAATTGGCAAAAAAGCAATTGTGCCGATGGTAGAGCGCGAAATCCCTATTATAGGTGATGAGTACGTTGACCTAGAATTTGGTACGGGCTGCCTGAAAGTAACCCCAGCACACGATTTGAATGACTACGAGCTAGGCATTAAGCATAACCTCAAAGTAATCGACATCTTGAACGATGATGGTACTATGAGCGAAAAAGCTGAGTTTTACATTGGCGAAGACCGTTTTGTAGTAAGAAAGAAAATTGCCAAAGAGCTTGATGCAAAAGGGCAATTGGTGAAGGTGGAAGACATGGTGAACAAGGTTGGTTTTTCTGAAAGAACCGATGCCGTTATTGAGCCTAAACTTTCTATGCAATGGTTCATGAAAATGGACGATTTGTCTAAGCCAGCATTGGAACATGTAATGGATGACACCATCCAGTTCCATCCTGCCAAATTCAAAAACACGTACAAGCACTGGATGGAAAACATTCGTGATTGGTGTATTTCAAGACAGCTTTGGTGGGGGCACCGTATTCCAGCTTGGTACTTGCCAGATGGCACTTTTGTGGTTGCTGAAAACGAAGAAGGCGCTCTGACACTTGCTCAAGACAAAGACGCTAGCTTGAAGCTGGAAGATTTGAAGCAAGAGGAAGATGTGCTCGATACATGGGCGTCGTCTTGGTTGTGGCCTATTTCTGTTTTCAACGGAATCACCGAGCCAGATAACGAGGATATCAACTACTACTACCCTACTGCCGACCTGGTTACCGCTCCCGAGATTTTATTCTTCTGGGTAGCAAGGATGATCATTTCCGGCTATGAATATAAAGACCAGTTTCCCTTCAAAAATGTGTACCTGACGGGAATCGTTCGTGACAAGCAGCGCAGAAAAATGTCCAAGTCTTTGGGCAACTCGCCTGATCCTTTGGATTTGATCAAAACCCACGGAGCAGATGGAGTAAGGACGGGAATGCTATTCTCCTCTCCTGCCGGAAACGATTTGTTGTTCGATGAAAAGCTTTGCGAGCAAGGCAGGAACTTTAGCAATAAAATCTGGAATGCGTACCGTTTGGTGACTAGCTGGGAAGTAGATGAAAGTTTGGATGGAAAG
It encodes:
- a CDS encoding valine--tRNA ligase, which gives rise to MEKTYNPQAVEDKWYKYWLDKKFFASKPNPDKEPYSIVIPPPNVTGVLHMGHMLNNTIQDVLIRRARMQGKEACWVPGTDHASIATEAKVVKMLQDEKGISKKDITREEFLEYAWEWKEKYGGIILEQLKKLGASCDWDRTRFTMDEAYYEEVIKTFVDLYNKGNIYRGVRMVNWDPQGKTALSDEEVIHKEVNSKLYYVKYKIAGTADEWVTIATTRPETILGDTAICVNPTDERFKHLIGKKAIVPMVEREIPIIGDEYVDLEFGTGCLKVTPAHDLNDYELGIKHNLKVIDILNDDGTMSEKAEFYIGEDRFVVRKKIAKELDAKGQLVKVEDMVNKVGFSERTDAVIEPKLSMQWFMKMDDLSKPALEHVMDDTIQFHPAKFKNTYKHWMENIRDWCISRQLWWGHRIPAWYLPDGTFVVAENEEGALTLAQDKDASLKLEDLKQEEDVLDTWASSWLWPISVFNGITEPDNEDINYYYPTADLVTAPEILFFWVARMIISGYEYKDQFPFKNVYLTGIVRDKQRRKMSKSLGNSPDPLDLIKTHGADGVRTGMLFSSPAGNDLLFDEKLCEQGRNFSNKIWNAYRLVTSWEVDESLDGKKNELAIEWFDAKLNAAIIEIEDHFSKYRISDALMTIYKLIWNDFCSWYLEMIKPDYQKPIDSATLKATVAFFEELMKILHPLMPFITEEIWHQTKERSEDDCIIVAEYPVAKTPNAKLIEEADGIFEAISTIRNVRNEKQIAKSKALDLCIKTEDKAKYESYFPIIKKLANIENFSFVEEKVENAAHFVLKADEFYVPLEGNIDVEKEKENVSKEISYLEGFIKSVDKKLSNEKFVNNAPAAVVDKEKQKRADAESKLAALKESLKHLD